In the genome of Microcoleus vaginatus PCC 9802, the window GGTGATTCTGGCAATGATATCAATATGTTTGAACAGGATGTCCGGGGAGTAATCGTCGCTAATGCTATGTCAGAACTCTTAGAATGGCATCGCGAATGTGGCACTGAAAATCATTATTTAGCAGGTTCTGCTTGCGCTTGGGGAATCATGGAAGGAATGGCATATTTTTGGGAATTTTGATTGCCGAAAATCCGGTTTGGTTTGTAGTGAGGGCTAAAGTTATCATAAAAATCAGAAGACTGAATTCCTCACTAAAAACGCACCCCAAGCACCCCAAGTCCTGCAAACCCTTAAAATATGTTCAGCAATCTCAACCGCGTATCGATCGAAACTGCGAGTTGCGATATCATCAGCGTGTACTGCTTTATAAAACCTAATCGAACTTAACTTTAGTTACCTCAAGCGAGTTGAAGTTTATTTCCTAGCCGTGTTGGTTAGTCGGCTATCCGCCGATCGCCAAAGGTTCTATAGTTAAGTTTAGCGCCTCAACCTAAATTACTCTCTCTAGAAAAACTTATCTTTCTAGATGAAGAAGATGTAGGTTTAGTCTACTATGTGCCCCTTTAGTTCAGTTCGCGAACGCACCGCCACATGGAACAAAATACTTTACCCGTAGAGGTGATTCTCTCTCACCCCCGCCAATATTTAGGTAGCATTCGGCTGGATTGGACGCCACAACCGGGGAACTATCTAGATTTAGAGGGACAAACCTATGCTGTCTTGGAACGCCACCACCGCTATCAACTCAAATCCGGCCGCTACCAACTGCAAAAAATTGCCCTCTACGTGCAGTCGGCCACACCGCCGACGGAAAGAACTTTTGTAAGCGGCATCTGGGTTCTCGGAGATGCTAGCTGCCGTTTTAATGCTCGATCGGAAATTCTGCGCTGTGCTGTCAATCCCAATGGCCCGTGCAACTGCTGCTGCGATTACGAAAAGTCTTGAACCATCGAGTCAGTACACAATTCTACCTCGCCCAACTGAGAGTGCCGAGAATCTCGGCGTCTCCCTCATTTACAAGAAACTATCAAAACCAACTAGCAACTCTCGAATCCAATTTAACTTCTTCAGGCAGGCGGTAATCTATCTTCTGATAGCTGTGCAGCACCTCGCGAATTCCAGTATGAATCAAATTTTCTATGTGCAGCAATTGCTCTGAAGAACAGCGAACCTGAACTGTTTGGTTTGACACACACTCGCCGGAGTCGATCGCAGTATATCTATTAGGAACTCGGCTGAGTACATAAGCAATTAAATCTTGTCGCAATCCCGAAGGCGAAAAAGCTTGTTGGTAGGGGTGCTTCGGATAAGACTCCAAGATAATTTCTACTTCCTCTGTGACTACAGCTAAGGTAATATTGACAAGATTTTTCTGCATTTTCCCCGTCCCCAAACACTCGTTAACTAATATTTTTGTGGCCGTTCTCGATCTCGTCTGATTTCTCATGAATTTTAACCGGCTAATACCGCCAATCGTTCTTCGGTCATCACCAGCTCGCACTCGGAACTTACCTCTTCTATAACCCGCAGCACGTAGCAGGGAATCTTGTCCGATAAAATAGCACTTGGCACCGCACCACTGTGAATTTCTAAGACTGCTTCCGCAGCAGCTTCAAACATCACTCGCTGTCCGGGAAACATCACTCTTTCAAAGTACCAATTAGGAATGTTCCCAATCCGAACCACCTGAACTAGGTTGGTAACATTTGCGTAATAGCACAGAATCTGGTTGTTACCTTTATAAGATAGCTGATCAGACATTTAAAAATCTCCACACTCTTTCAAAACTGACTGAGACTTGACTTGGCCGGTTAGTGGCAATTGCGAGTTGGGCTCTGGACAAAACGACCGACTTATTTGTGGGGTGTTATTCGAGAGCGCGAATCACATCTTCAGTTATTAATTTTTTTACCCTTGAGTTCTCCTGCCAACACTTAGATGACTGGCGCACAAACCCCGTTTTTCCCCGTTAAAAACCGGGTTTTTGTGGTAGGCACTGCCTAACCCCTGACTTATTCAGGCTGGTTGTTCTGTAGCACCAGTTAATCGAAAGTACCGTCACTGCCCCGAACTCTCCTGACAACAGGTTCGCTCTTTGGCAGTGGAATGGTGCTGAGATGGCAGAGACTTTCAACTCAAGAGCTTGGACTAAATATTATCTAAAAAATATGAGGAAATTATGAAGACCATAATTTTTTTTGATAAATATACTTTTGCCGAAGCAGGGATTACAACACTTAGGCAAAAACCGGGTTTTTTACCAAAAAACTTGGCTTAATCTGTGATCCTAGGTTAAAAAACCCGGTTTCTGAGGGAACTCTGCGTAACTCTTGGATTAGCACCCAGAAACCGAGTTTTTTACCAAAAAACTTCGCTGCCTCTGTGATCCCGGCTTAAAAAAAACCGTTCTTGAGGCAAGTGTGCGTAACTTCTGGAGGAGTTATTCTGCCTGTAAATACGGTGATAGCCGATCGGCTTTGCAGGTAACAAAAAACCCCGACTCCCTGAGATCATCTGTAGAACTTCTAGGGAATCAGAGTTTAAATTAACCAATCACCGATCCATCTCAAAGCTAAATCAAAAAAATGAGGAAATTCTGAAAACAGCAGGAAAAACTAGGAATTTCCTGAACGCACAAACCAGGTTTAATAACATAATTGCGTGATTTTTGCAAGAATCCAGGGAACGAGAAAGCGGATTTTTGATCGTCGTCCGGCTTTAAGGCCCCATTAATTCTTGCGTCGGGCTGGGCTGACTTTGTGTGTGTAGTAACGGTTTGAACCGCCGAGTTTGATATGCTATCTGCGATGTATTTTACCCGGGTTTAAAGCAACGGTTCCCAACCCAGAATTTCCGCCACTTGCTGTGCCAAACTCAAAGGATCGAAAGGCTTTGCAATCACCCCCGCTACCCCCAAATCAGCAAATTGGCTCAAATCCATCGCCTGCACCTTAGCCGTCAAGAAAATCACCGGAATCCTCCGAGTAGCCGTATTATTTTGTAGGAAACCAAACAGAGTAAGTCCGTCCATATCCGGCATCATCACATCTAACAAAATAGCGTCAGGGAGGTGAGTTTCAGCTAAAAGCAATCCTTGGCTGCCGTCGGGCGCGCTTAGTACCGTCCAGCCACCTAAATGTTCCAGACAGGCCTGAATCACGCTGCAGAGGTTTTTTTCATCATCGATGACCAGAATGCGCTTTGCTGACATAATTAAAACTCTAATTTTAAATTAATCATGGTAAACCGAAAAAAAACTTACGCACGCTGCCTCATCAACCGGGTTTCTTGACAGATATAGCAGAAGGAAGAAGCAATAAAATTAAGAGTTTCAGCACTTAAGAACGTCCTAATCGAGCGAGGTTGCTATATTTTGCCACTCACCTACTGA includes:
- a CDS encoding DUF1830 domain-containing protein, coding for MSDQLSYKGNNQILCYYANVTNLVQVVRIGNIPNWYFERVMFPGQRVMFEAAAEAVLEIHSGAVPSAILSDKIPCYVLRVIEEVSSECELVMTEERLAVLAG
- a CDS encoding response regulator codes for the protein MSAKRILVIDDEKNLCSVIQACLEHLGGWTVLSAPDGSQGLLLAETHLPDAILLDVMMPDMDGLTLFGFLQNNTATRRIPVIFLTAKVQAMDLSQFADLGVAGVIAKPFDPLSLAQQVAEILGWEPLL